The DNA sequence AAAAATGagagtcaaaaagtaatcgtgttaaataatcatgatctcaaaaTTGACCAacataatcatgattatgattttttcCATAATCGAGCAGCCCTACTGTCCATGTTACTCACAAAAAACAATGTAACCTCTCAAATGTCAATATATCCAGAGGAGAGAAGCTGATGTGAAGGGCATGATTGTTACCATCTACTATAATACTAACATATGATAACAGATTGTTCCTTTTCACACCATGTCTGCATGTGCACGCCTGTAGCCATGAAAAACACTAGAAGTACTTTGGGCGTACTTAGCTGTACTCTTCGTCCTGCGCCTTGATTTATGAAATAGGCACCTTTCATGTTTGATTACTTGAGGTGCAAATGTTAAGCCAACTCACCACAGGGTAGTGACCAGGCCAGAGCCATGATGAGGTCTCCCAGGTAGTTAGGATGGCGGACTACACCCCACCAGCCAGACACCAGCAGACTCTTCCCTGTAGCTGTGGGGATGGTCTTCAGATCTgaagagaacagaaaaacagataaccaatgagagacaaagaaatcTGATCTTGAAATATCATTTTAGCATCAAACATGGAAAAAAtcagtgtggaaaaaaagaggattgtGTGAATAAACAATATCTATAATTGAATTACTTAAAGATATAACAAACATGAGATATTAATGTGATGTAACGCATCTGGAGTTACACACAACATTAAACAACTAAATATTGTTCTTTATCAACATGTATTTGGTTTCCACCACTGTTGACATCTCACAGACATACTCTAACACTAGCCAGGAACCAAGTAGAAAGCTTTTATAATTTTTCCCTAATAgagcaataaataaatctgcTCGGAAAATCATAACCATGACATAAGCTGCTCTACGCCTGGAGGAGAACTTACGGGACAGTTTGGGGTCTGATGGGTTTCTCCTGAAGGCGTTTTTCTCAGAGTTGGATTTCCTGAAGATGTAGAAGCCGATGACTGAAAGACAGAAACCAAAGGAAACGTTTTACTATCACAAcgtttgaaataaaatcaccacCAACATGTTGAAGGAATAAACGTCATCATCTGAAATAATCCGATCAGTGAGGATCTCTGCTCCTTCTTACGTTTGAGTGAGACGATGACTGAGAGTGCCAGCGGGCTCAGCGGGTTTGGGTGGTTGACAAGGTAATAGGCCTGCAGGGTGTAAGTAAAAGGAACCCACACCAGATCACCGAATGCCAGCATGAAGCCGAAACCATCGTGCATCAAGTCAATGGTGGTCAGGATGGCCTCCtgagagaagaaggaaagaacGACATGTGCAGTCATCACTCGTTAGTCAGCTAAACCCATTTTTAAAAGATGGTTTAAGatgtatttaattgtttttctttgtcaatgTGTTTCATTAAATCCCCTTTGAATGACATTTGTGAGAAAAAGTCCAGGTTATAACACGTGTAACTGTTCATTATTGTCTTCTGAGCGTACCTCGTTCCACAGGCCGTCCACCACATAGAGCAGCTGGAAGAGGTTCACCAGGATCATCGCGTGGGATGGAGCATCCAGGTGCTGCTGCTTCATCTCTGCCAGCGCCATCGCAAAGTTGATCAAACACTGAACGACACACAACAAATCCAGGATCATTATGAAAACTTTCTCGTTTGTTTAAATACAGAATGTTTTATATCCTTTTACGGAAATATCAGCCAACTTTCATTCACAGCTTCAGAGAAACAAATCAGTGCAGCCCTGACAGCGCACCAGACCTCCACACGTCTAACGTTAAACCTGCAGAGCAAATTACATTAATTCCACATACGGCCACCAGAGAGCgcaatatgtatataaaataagcACACTTGAAACAGATCAAGTGAGGACTGAAGTTATTTGTGTTATACAGCTAAGACCCAGAGGTCATTTTCAGTTACAGGTATTGTACAGAAAGAGAAGTAAATGAAGTCTGCCCTAGTTGTCCAATGACGACTCACCCAGCCAATCAGTCCAGGGCGCATCTCACAGAAGAACTTCAAATCAAAGTCTTTGATGCGAGGGTTGAGCTCATGTCCTTTGAAAAAGTCATAAATCACATTACCTGGAGAAACAGAAGGagtgaaaataaatcacacaacTGTGCAAATTTAAAGCAgacaacaattaaaaacaatgacagaacAAAAGAGGAACAACAGATTGCATCTGATCAGTGAGTCAATGACTGTGGACGTTCTCTCTTACCGGAGTTTCCCCCCAGTGCCAGCTGGTCTGGGGCAGCGTAGCGAGAGCGGACATACAGGTAGATGCTGAGCAGGACGGAGATGAGGAAGGTGGCCGCGGCTAGCTGCAGGAAGTTGCTGTGGATGTAGGTGAGGTCAACACCCTGatagaccgctgctgcaactgCTACAGCACTCACTGAGATGGCAAAGAAACCTGCAGGGACACAGACAGGTTTAAAGCCTCTGCAAATTTGgcttgaaatagtaaaaatgcatgtaagaTATCAAAGTTGAGCAtctcattaagcatccacaaaaatctgagcaaaaataaacattccTAACCATTAGAAAACCTAgttaaaaaaacagctcattttacTGTTTAGACAATTTCTCAAGACTGTGGCAGATCACGTTTTGATTGACATCTCTCTGGCTACTTGGAGTTACTGTTAGTTGGGCGGAGCTTGGTTTTGGCttgtctgttttcaacatggcagctgggtcacaaactttctcatattacagctaaacagtccACGAAAGTAAGCTTCTGATTTGAGGTGAggaataggcaatgcagtaacagaatttTGATTCacatttgatcagcactgcctagtttgacagtttgatctgagtttcatgaGCCATGTGTTCAGGAGCTGCTTTCTCTGTGAACACGTAACACGAAATAATTGGATTGCggaattaaaatgaatgaaattaaatttaaactaCAAAGAAAGGAAGTTGaaagataaatgtttaatatgtCAAAACTAACAGCATTGTACCTTAATACCCCAAATAATCAGTTCAAGTAATAAATCTGCCAGCACTTCATGATCATTTGTCAGAATTGATGAATGGTAACGATAACATGATATCAATGCATCTGAGTTTACTtgacacaacaaaaaacacattcattcattcaactttAGCTCAAGTGTGGTTACAGACACTAATTGATTGAAATGAAATAGGCGGAGACTCACCATTGGTTCTGTACTTCAGCTTCCCCCCAGACCTCAGTGGCATTCCTTCACTCAGctagagagagaaacaggaaaaaaaaaaaaaaaggagattaaCAGCTGACCAAGAGCACATTTTCCTTAACTGTGGGAGGAAAAGTCATGGTGGGAACAAGTCACTTACTCACAAGTAAACACATGCATGCTAAAACTTATGGACCCCactggataataataataatgctgcCAGAGGGGGGCTCAGTCAGGAATAAACACCACTAACATTCTGTTCATAAGTTTAAGTTCAATTCAGATGCCAACTAAGATTTTTATAGTAAAGACACACATTGGACTGAAATACCGGACAGAAAATTGTAGATGATCTATCACTTAAAGAGTAATCTTAGATAGTGTTAGATATCAAGAGGCAGAGATTATGAATCAGGAGGGAAAGAACAAAGGCTTCCTATTTCCTGTGGAGTATCTCATTAACTGTTACTCCTGACCTATAATCTAATTTCTGCTTCCTGCCAGAGctaacaaacagaaaaagtcaTGTGCCAGTTCATGTGTGTCTTTCCAGTACTAGTGAATACAGAGAGCTAGCCAGTGACCACCTTACTGTAAGTGTTTGTACTGGGTTCAGGAGAATACTGTAGTATTACACGCTACTTTATAGAAGAGTAGGGGGAACATGCTGCATTTGTGTACAACTTCACTGATTTCTTTAATTTCTACAACTCATGCATGCATCTTTGTGTGTATAGTTCACCTTTCCAACAGGCAGGATGTAGAGCAGGGCCTGGAATAAGATCCACACGATGACACAGCCAAGAGCCTGAGCATCCCAGAAAGCCTcgagaggaggcagaggaggggggAAGTTGGTCAGTCTTGGGTCATCCTGTTTGACTTGGAGTATCAGGAGAAGAACGCAGACGGGCAGGAAGAGCAGCCAGAAGTACGCTCCTGGAGGCAGGGGAAGACACAGCAAGGTTAACAATGTCATCGGTTTATTACAACATGTATGCATGTCTAGATAAAAACCACATTGAtatagacaaacaaacacacagattcacTCACTGACTGGTTTTGCACTGACAACATACAAGGGAGTCTCATAGCTGAGCTAGTGATGCACATGTTTGAAAAATCAGCATTAACCGCGTTTCAACCACGTAAACTTTCCCCAGGGAACCTTCTGCGGAACTCACTTCTACTTGTATTTCCACTGGAGGGACCAGGGTCTAAATTAACACCTTGACCACACGTATACTTTTctaaactgatatttttttaaaaaaataaaaaacttctGCCCAAATTATCATAGTTCTACAAAATATTTCCATACAGACGAGAATGCACAAACAACTACAAACACTCAAACAAGCTTGTTGGGCCAGTAGGTGGCGACAAAGTCTACATCAATGATATGTCAAAAGCCAGAGTGGAACATTCTGAGCATGCGTATTGAGCTTATTTCCTTTGGCGGTAGTTGTTGTGTCAAGTGCATGCTCATTACACAAAGCAACAATGGGCACGTGCAAATTGAGGTGTGACATCATCGTTTCCTAAGTGCTCCGTCTTGCAGGGATGACCGTCACTGAttagtcaaacacacacaatgcagcTGCTCTCACTTGTGTAgcgcttcattcataaaacaagaaGGTATTCTAGTATCGATTTAGGACCAGtttaggatgaggggaggatgtttctcttcatttgttaacgttaaaagtaaagttagattTATTGTTGTCTGCTTCCTGACACGTTAAAAAATaccaagagaaaaagagagagagcgtgagCAAGCAcgggtcgagcgagctagagattggatgaagagagggagcggtggtAGGGAGAACACTCAGCacatgatttactgtggaaacgCTCTTAGCTTCAGttccattttcctcctctgcatttctccttttcattcattctttacATCCAACTCACGCAGCAGTAagtacaaagaacaacaggacaaaccCTTTCAAGCTGCTGTAATTTTTTAATTCCTCATGGGTCTAATTTGCATGATCTGGTTCCTCAGATGCAGTGGAAATGCAAACAGGACTGCCCTACTGGGACTTTTAGTTCCAAATTTAGTTCCTGGGATTAGTTCCTGTGGTTCCAAAGTGTCTGATCTTTTAGTCAAAACAGGGCAATTGTGTCATAACTAGATATAACTGTTAATTGTTTAGACTTTGTCAGACAGGCAATTCCAGCTCATACTGTCAAACTTTTTGCGATTTGGTGAGCAGACCCTTTAATATGTCAATGGAAAATGTATACATTAATTAACTGAAGTGTGACTAACAATAGTTTTGTGCACTTTAACAGCACTGGACTTGTACAAGGGTGTAACTGGTCTGGCCAAAAATCGAACTGTATGGAGACTTTGCTTTAAAGATCCTTCTCAGCCTACTAGCTGCATACTGCACATCCTGGAACCTACCTATCTTCCCTCCAAAGTCAAGAGGGGTGGAGAGAGCGGCAGCAGGAGCTGCAACCAGCTTGaccttcttctcctccagctgctcGGGTTTGGCCTCGACAGCTTTGGCATCTATGTCGTCCCTCCTGCGGCGCAGATTGTAGCGGCCCTGGTTCTTGTCTGGCTCTGCCTCTGTCTTAGCCTCAGACATCTGAAGAAAGATGTACATTTTTTGAGGATTATTAAAGCACATAAGTCAACAAGACAAACTCAAAATTTGTACACTAAATGGGgagaaatttttaaaaattctgaaaaaaaaatagcttcATGTATGAATTGAGATTTTTCTTCAAGTGTTCTAAATTAGTTCTCCAATTCCAAAAACTAATTATTGCAAAGTAATACGTATGTAATGTCCTCACTAAATACATATATTTGatagaagagaaaagaagtgaaGTGGAGTCAAGTGTGGCTGCTaactacaataataataagGGGGGGGAAAATCAATTCAAACAGCCAGACCACCAACGCAGGTAAGcactttaacacatttttgattgaaaaaTCTTTGGG is a window from the Thunnus thynnus chromosome 18, fThuThy2.1, whole genome shotgun sequence genome containing:
- the lbr gene encoding delta(14)-sterol reductase LBR isoform X1, with product MPTVKYQKGDKVMGRWPGSSLYYEVKVLRFDTKSQLYTVIYKDGTELELKEQDIKSAAGFQARSRSRSRSRSRSPGRRRSRSRSPARTSRRSSSRTAAAVAAATTTDSAPSSRRDIKLKDALEVRLSPLQQTKAAENNSNNKHEKREEKQKEENNTANIVNEMSEAKTEAEPDKNQGRYNLRRRRDDIDAKAVEAKPEQLEEKKVKLVAAPAAALSTPLDFGGKIGAYFWLLFLPVCVLLLILQVKQDDPRLTNFPPPLPPLEAFWDAQALGCVIVWILFQALLYILPVGKLSEGMPLRSGGKLKYRTNGFFAISVSAVAVAAAVYQGVDLTYIHSNFLQLAAATFLISVLLSIYLYVRSRYAAPDQLALGGNSGNVIYDFFKGHELNPRIKDFDLKFFCEMRPGLIGWCLINFAMALAEMKQQHLDAPSHAMILVNLFQLLYVVDGLWNEEAILTTIDLMHDGFGFMLAFGDLVWVPFTYTLQAYYLVNHPNPLSPLALSVIVSLKLIGFYIFRKSNSEKNAFRRNPSDPKLSHLKTIPTATGKSLLVSGWWGVVRHPNYLGDLIMALAWSLPCGFSHLLPWYYMIYFIILLVHRDSRDMNECRRKYGSAWDEYCRTVRYRIIPRVY
- the lbr gene encoding delta(14)-sterol reductase LBR isoform X2 translates to MPTVKYQKGDKVMGRWPGSSLYYEVKVLRFDTKSQLYTVIYKDGTELELKEQDIKSAAGFQARSRSRSRSRSRSPGRRRSRSRSPARTSRRSSSRTAAAVAAATTTDSAPSSRRDIKLKDALEVRLSPLMSEAKTEAEPDKNQGRYNLRRRRDDIDAKAVEAKPEQLEEKKVKLVAAPAAALSTPLDFGGKIGAYFWLLFLPVCVLLLILQVKQDDPRLTNFPPPLPPLEAFWDAQALGCVIVWILFQALLYILPVGKLSEGMPLRSGGKLKYRTNGFFAISVSAVAVAAAVYQGVDLTYIHSNFLQLAAATFLISVLLSIYLYVRSRYAAPDQLALGGNSGNVIYDFFKGHELNPRIKDFDLKFFCEMRPGLIGWCLINFAMALAEMKQQHLDAPSHAMILVNLFQLLYVVDGLWNEEAILTTIDLMHDGFGFMLAFGDLVWVPFTYTLQAYYLVNHPNPLSPLALSVIVSLKLIGFYIFRKSNSEKNAFRRNPSDPKLSHLKTIPTATGKSLLVSGWWGVVRHPNYLGDLIMALAWSLPCGFSHLLPWYYMIYFIILLVHRDSRDMNECRRKYGSAWDEYCRTVRYRIIPRVY